From Bacteroidales bacterium, one genomic window encodes:
- a CDS encoding efflux RND transporter periplasmic adaptor subunit: MSFKTFFLIIFTLLATSCGKKKLAEMQEANDSLAANEVVMRDNQLEMAEVQIGKMEKRVLSSTVECNGSVEVPPGHYASVHAPMAGYVAEAYFFPGNYVNKGTVLAVLENYDFIVLQRDYLEAKSQLAFYESEYRRQGELSQGNASSVKQMQFSEAEYMSRKARLQSLAAQLSMLGIDPEKVTADAISSRIKLRAPISGYIVRVEASIGKYADPATSLYEIVDKSHLHINLKVFEKDISRINKGQKVDFTMAGFQETFHAEVEATGQYVTDEERMVDVHCHIKNPSSEIIPGMYVRAKINLRNDPVYCLPSTSLVREDRTNFVFVRHGNRFMRVPVTTGIEQDDYTEIIHPPDSLLEAEIVVRGAYYLAASLSEREQ; the protein is encoded by the coding sequence ATGAGCTTCAAAACATTCTTTCTGATCATTTTTACTTTACTGGCAACATCCTGCGGGAAAAAGAAACTGGCTGAAATGCAGGAAGCAAATGACAGTCTGGCGGCCAATGAAGTTGTCATGCGGGATAACCAGCTGGAAATGGCGGAGGTACAGATAGGAAAAATGGAAAAACGGGTTCTTTCGTCTACGGTTGAATGCAATGGGTCTGTTGAAGTGCCACCGGGTCATTATGCTTCAGTGCATGCCCCCATGGCTGGTTATGTGGCTGAAGCCTACTTCTTTCCGGGCAATTACGTAAACAAGGGAACTGTACTGGCTGTGCTGGAAAATTACGACTTTATTGTTCTTCAGAGAGATTACCTGGAAGCCAAAAGCCAGCTTGCCTTTTATGAAAGCGAATACCGGAGGCAGGGAGAGCTGTCGCAGGGAAATGCCTCTTCGGTGAAGCAAATGCAATTTAGCGAAGCAGAATATATGAGCCGGAAAGCAAGACTTCAATCGCTGGCGGCCCAGCTTTCCATGCTGGGCATTGACCCGGAAAAAGTCACTGCCGATGCAATCAGTTCCCGTATAAAACTCAGAGCCCCCATCAGTGGATATATTGTGCGGGTTGAAGCAAGTATAGGAAAATACGCTGATCCGGCCACTTCGCTGTATGAAATTGTTGATAAGTCGCACCTGCACATCAATCTCAAAGTTTTCGAAAAAGACATAAGCCGGATAAATAAAGGGCAGAAGGTGGATTTCACTATGGCCGGATTTCAGGAGACTTTTCATGCTGAAGTGGAAGCAACAGGGCAATATGTTACGGATGAAGAACGCATGGTGGATGTACATTGCCATATTAAGAATCCTTCTTCTGAAATCATTCCTGGAATGTATGTGCGGGCAAAAATAAACCTGCGAAACGATCCTGTTTACTGTTTACCTTCCACCTCCCTGGTAAGGGAAGACCGTACCAACTTTGTTTTCGTTCGGCACGGAAACCGTTTTATGCGGGTTCCCGTAACCACCGGCATTGAACAGGACGATTATACCGAAATTATTCATCCTCCTGACAGCCTGCTGGAAGCTGAAATCGTGGTGCGGGGCGCCTATTACCTTGCGGCTTCTCTATCTGAGAGAGAGCAATAA
- the rbfA gene encoding 30S ribosome-binding factor RbfA gives MAESTRQQKVARLIQRELATYFQQQTNSLFNGRMVTVTVVRISPDLSVARVYISVFPSAAGKEVLEIINQNAKNIRFHLGQIIRHQVRIIPELSFFIDDSLDYYERIDNLLKKK, from the coding sequence ATGGCCGAGAGTACACGCCAGCAAAAAGTAGCACGCCTCATCCAGCGAGAACTGGCTACCTATTTTCAGCAGCAAACAAACAGCCTGTTCAACGGGCGTATGGTTACGGTTACCGTGGTGCGGATTTCTCCCGATCTGAGCGTAGCCCGGGTGTATATTTCCGTTTTCCCCTCTGCGGCCGGAAAGGAAGTCCTTGAAATCATCAACCAGAATGCCAAAAATATCCGTTTTCACCTCGGACAAATTATTCGCCACCAGGTACGGATTATTCCGGAATTATCCTTTTTTATCGACGACAGCCTCGATTACTACGAACGGATTGATAACCTTCTGAAAAAGAAATAG
- a CDS encoding class I SAM-dependent methyltransferase has protein sequence MQYDPIKHSLGKVFNRAPWLRKLFYFLLNILLLRSWYVRREIRRFARQSNGRKNVLDAGSGFGQYSWFMARIAPEWTITGIDVKPEQISDCRNFFNRCGLGNRVGFREADLVHLPDQDAYDLVITIDVMEHIAEDEQVFRNFFRAMKKPSMLLISTPSDKGGSDARHSDDPSFIDEHVRNGYNMEEITEKLRSAGFSRVEAFYSYGTPGHIAWILSMKYPVMMLNTSRLFFLVLPFWYLLTILPALILNFADLHTSHRQGTGLIVKAYKE, from the coding sequence ATGCAGTACGATCCCATCAAGCACTCGCTTGGAAAGGTTTTTAACCGCGCCCCCTGGCTCCGGAAGTTGTTCTATTTCCTGCTGAATATTCTTCTGCTACGCTCCTGGTACGTGCGGCGCGAAATAAGACGTTTTGCCCGGCAGTCAAACGGCAGAAAAAACGTACTCGATGCCGGCTCGGGTTTTGGCCAGTATTCCTGGTTTATGGCCCGGATAGCTCCCGAATGGACCATTACCGGAATCGATGTCAAACCGGAACAGATCAGCGACTGCCGCAATTTTTTCAACCGGTGCGGGCTCGGAAACAGGGTAGGCTTCCGCGAAGCCGACCTGGTGCACCTCCCTGACCAGGACGCCTATGACCTGGTAATTACCATCGACGTAATGGAGCATATTGCTGAGGATGAACAGGTTTTCAGAAACTTCTTCCGGGCAATGAAAAAGCCTTCCATGCTTCTTATTTCAACCCCTTCCGATAAAGGAGGCAGTGATGCCCGGCATTCGGATGATCCTTCCTTTATTGACGAACATGTGCGAAACGGCTACAACATGGAAGAAATTACAGAAAAACTCCGCTCTGCAGGTTTTTCCCGCGTGGAAGCATTTTATTCCTATGGTACCCCCGGCCATATTGCCTGGATACTTTCCATGAAATATCCCGTCATGATGCTGAACACCTCCCGCCTTTTCTTTCTTGTTCTTCCCTTCTGGTATCTTCTGACGATCCTGCCTGCACTTATTCTGAATTTCGCCGATCTCCATACCTCGCATCGCCAGGGAACAGGCCTTATCGTTAAAGCTTACAAGGAATGA
- a CDS encoding FtsX-like permease family protein yields MNFPFYIARRYLVAKKSQNVINIISLIAVTGVMVGTMALIIVLSVFNGFDRLVKSLFNSFDPDLKITAVEGKVFSPDSLPLEKLAKIPGILYISQVVEENALLKYGDKQYIATIKGVDSAYTSVSGINQMMYDGEFMLRHGDIPYAVVGQGIAYYMGIGVKLIDPIWIYVPRRTNVSLNDPTRAFQRKAVFAAGIFRIEQDFDSRYIFVPLDFAQEILEYRSEISALELKCSPSIPVDRIRKDVSSLLGKGFDVKDRYQQQEFFYKVMKSEKWAIYFILTFILIIASFNIVGSITMLILDKKKDIAVLSGMGASPGDIRQIFLLEGLLIAFTGALLGLIFGMLICLGQMHFGWITLPGSGSFVIDTYPVYMKITDFVLVFFTVLLIGYLAAWYPVRFITRRQLIEYSNL; encoded by the coding sequence ATGAACTTCCCGTTTTACATAGCACGACGGTATCTGGTGGCAAAAAAATCCCAGAATGTAATCAATATCATTTCGCTGATTGCGGTTACAGGAGTTATGGTGGGAACCATGGCCCTCATCATTGTGCTTTCGGTTTTTAACGGATTTGACCGCCTGGTGAAAAGCCTCTTCAATTCATTCGACCCTGATTTGAAAATCACCGCCGTGGAAGGAAAAGTATTTTCGCCTGATTCCCTCCCTCTTGAAAAACTGGCAAAAATACCCGGCATTCTCTATATATCTCAGGTAGTGGAAGAAAATGCTCTCCTCAAATACGGCGACAAGCAATACATCGCCACCATCAAGGGTGTTGATTCGGCTTACACTTCGGTAAGCGGCATCAATCAGATGATGTATGACGGAGAATTTATGCTGCGGCATGGAGATATTCCCTATGCGGTTGTCGGTCAGGGTATCGCCTATTATATGGGTATCGGTGTCAAACTGATTGATCCTATCTGGATTTATGTGCCCCGGCGCACCAATGTATCCCTGAATGATCCCACACGCGCCTTTCAGCGAAAGGCCGTTTTTGCCGCCGGTATTTTCCGGATTGAACAGGATTTCGATTCACGGTATATCTTTGTACCTCTTGACTTTGCGCAGGAAATCCTCGAATACCGATCCGAAATTTCAGCCCTTGAACTAAAATGCTCACCTTCCATACCGGTTGACCGCATCCGGAAAGACGTCAGCTCGCTTCTGGGAAAAGGATTTGATGTAAAAGACCGTTACCAGCAGCAGGAATTTTTCTATAAGGTGATGAAATCAGAAAAGTGGGCCATTTACTTCATCCTCACTTTCATTCTCATCATTGCTTCTTTCAACATAGTTGGATCCATCACCATGCTGATTCTTGACAAAAAGAAAGATATCGCCGTTTTGTCAGGTATGGGTGCTTCCCCGGGCGATATACGGCAAATTTTTCTTCTCGAAGGATTGCTTATTGCCTTTACCGGAGCCTTACTGGGATTGATTTTCGGAATGCTGATCTGCCTCGGTCAGATGCATTTCGGATGGATTACTCTCCCGGGAAGCGGTTCGTTCGTAATTGATACCTATCCGGTTTATATGAAGATTACAGATTTCGTTCTGGTCTTTTTTACCGTTCTTCTCATAGGGTACCTGGCGGCCTGGTATCCGGTCCGCTTCATTACCCGCCGCCAACTGATCGAGTATTCAAACCTCTGA
- a CDS encoding CusA/CzcA family heavy metal efflux RND transporter, translated as MFNRIIDFSVGNKLFVGITIIFLIAGGIYSMMNVPVDAVPDITNNQVQVVTVSPSLSPQEVEKLITYPVEMAMANILNVVEIRSVSRFGLSVVTIVFKDHVPILDARQLVNEQIQVVASELPAGLGTPQLMPITTGLGEIYQYTLEVDPKYRDKYSATDLRTIQDWIVKRQLSGIPGIVEISSFGGYLKQYEVAVDPDKMRAVNVTISEVFDALEKNNQNSGGSYIEKYNNAYYIRTEGMVKDFSDIEQIVVKNNNGFPILIRDVGKVHEGHAPRFGAMTKNGMGEAVGGITLMLKGANSSQVIREVKKRVAEVQERLPEGVRLQYYLDRSRLVKKTISTVTRNLMEGGLIVIFVLVLLLGDVRAGIIVASVIPLALLFAFIMMRLFGVSANLMSLGAIDFGIVVDGAVIIVEGVIHHLKTHHKGQVLSTEELGEIVSDSTKSIYKSAVFGVIIILIVFFPILSLTGIEGKTFRPMAQTVSFAIAGALFLGLTYVPMISSLFLSRKVAEKRTLSDRLIDFLKLTYRPVLRLSLRFKYWVLLLAFLVFGVSVWGFLHMGGEFIPTLEEGDLAMQMSLPPGSSLDESIEIATRAEQVLKKNFPEVLQVVSKIGTAEVPTDPMAVEDADIMITLKEKEEWVSASSREELVDKMKQALSVVTGATFEFTQPIQLRFNELMTGAKSDIAIKIFGEDMDTLYSLAGKAAAGIENVPGAKDVKVEKIQGLPQLVIRYDRAKLAKYGLTISELNHTVRSAFAGGVAGTVYEGEKKFDLVVRLEETYRRKADLNNLFVRTSQGQMIPLSEVATMEFYEGPMQISRDGTRRRVVIGVNVRGRDVESVVKDIEQVLGQNLKLPPGYYISYGGQFENLSHAKQRLSVAIPVALALIMLLLFFTFNSVKYALMIFTAVPLSAIGGIAALAIRGMPFSISAGVGFIALFGVAVLNGIVLISYYNTLKKEGGRELHDLVEYGAMLRLRPVMMTALVASLGFLPMAISTSAGAEVQKPLATVVIGGLITSTLLTMIVLPILYIIFNSEWRILGLRIRFNAFLPLLALFFLGQGKAEAQTRLTLEEAVQMALQNNPEIRNASLRTEAVLAKKRAVFDPGLTEIRYQKGQINSALQDQYLEVNQQLGSLPEHIARISYVKHLASLSRSEEVLTEARVTVEVKSLWFEWMAALLRMRMMQDYMQTAGRLQQVASIRYSTGEITLLEKTAIESEYMRLQSEYKEWEENSRQAANRIRQVLFLTDSLVPADTLLEMISPPESFLLAEDSSGRSVLMWYENSLKAKSAEVAIEKARYFPSLFAGYFRQDIDQVHGFEGWQAGISFPLWFLPQSAKVKEMKINKEIARNEYEYQKFAVRNTVENLTGELNKLAARIAYYRNGALQQADIMIRTAGLQYEKQEIGYLEYLQLLHTAMTIRFGYLDALKNYNQTAAQLEYYTR; from the coding sequence ATGTTCAACCGCATCATTGATTTTTCAGTAGGAAATAAACTCTTTGTAGGAATTACCATAATTTTTCTTATTGCCGGGGGCATCTATTCCATGATGAATGTACCTGTTGATGCGGTACCGGATATTACCAACAACCAGGTGCAGGTAGTTACCGTGAGTCCTTCCCTCTCGCCGCAGGAAGTAGAAAAGCTGATTACCTATCCGGTAGAAATGGCTATGGCAAACATTCTGAATGTTGTTGAAATAAGGTCAGTATCGCGTTTCGGTCTTTCGGTAGTAACTATAGTGTTCAAGGACCATGTTCCCATACTTGATGCAAGACAGCTTGTCAATGAGCAGATACAGGTTGTAGCTTCGGAGCTTCCGGCTGGTCTGGGTACACCGCAGTTGATGCCAATCACAACAGGGCTGGGAGAGATTTATCAGTATACCCTTGAGGTGGATCCAAAGTATCGGGACAAATATTCTGCTACTGATCTGAGAACCATTCAGGACTGGATTGTGAAGCGTCAGTTGTCGGGGATTCCGGGAATCGTTGAAATCAGCAGTTTCGGAGGGTATCTGAAACAATATGAAGTTGCGGTTGATCCTGACAAAATGCGGGCTGTTAATGTTACCATCAGCGAGGTATTCGATGCACTGGAAAAAAATAACCAGAACTCCGGCGGCAGTTATATTGAGAAATACAACAATGCCTATTATATACGTACCGAAGGGATGGTAAAAGATTTCAGTGACATTGAGCAGATCGTGGTAAAAAATAACAACGGATTTCCGATTCTTATCCGTGATGTCGGGAAGGTGCACGAAGGGCATGCACCCCGTTTCGGAGCCATGACTAAAAACGGGATGGGAGAAGCTGTTGGCGGAATCACCCTGATGCTGAAAGGAGCCAATTCATCCCAGGTGATCCGCGAGGTAAAGAAGCGGGTTGCTGAAGTGCAGGAGCGGCTTCCGGAAGGAGTGAGGCTGCAATATTATCTGGACCGTTCACGCCTTGTTAAAAAAACCATTTCTACGGTCACCCGGAATCTGATGGAGGGAGGGCTGATTGTGATTTTTGTACTGGTGCTGCTTTTGGGCGATGTTCGGGCAGGCATTATTGTAGCTTCGGTGATTCCGCTTGCCCTGTTGTTTGCCTTTATTATGATGCGCCTTTTCGGGGTATCGGCCAATCTGATGTCTCTGGGAGCCATTGACTTTGGAATTGTGGTTGATGGTGCCGTCATTATTGTGGAAGGAGTAATCCATCATTTGAAGACCCACCACAAAGGCCAGGTGCTGAGTACCGAAGAGCTGGGTGAAATTGTTTCCGATTCAACCAAATCGATTTACAAATCTGCCGTTTTCGGTGTCATCATTATCCTGATCGTGTTTTTTCCTATTCTTTCCCTTACAGGGATAGAAGGGAAAACCTTCCGGCCCATGGCACAGACTGTAAGCTTTGCCATAGCAGGGGCCCTGTTTCTCGGGCTGACCTATGTACCCATGATTTCTTCGCTTTTTCTGAGCCGCAAGGTGGCAGAAAAGCGCACCCTGTCGGACCGGCTGATTGATTTTCTCAAACTCACCTATCGTCCTGTATTACGCTTGTCTTTACGGTTCAAGTACTGGGTTCTGCTGCTGGCTTTTCTGGTTTTTGGTGTTTCGGTATGGGGCTTTCTTCATATGGGAGGTGAATTTATTCCCACCCTGGAAGAAGGTGACCTGGCCATGCAGATGAGTCTTCCTCCCGGCAGTTCGCTTGACGAAAGCATTGAAATTGCTACCAGGGCCGAGCAGGTGCTGAAAAAAAATTTTCCCGAAGTATTACAGGTAGTTTCAAAGATCGGTACGGCGGAGGTCCCAACCGATCCGATGGCGGTAGAGGATGCCGATATTATGATTACATTGAAGGAAAAGGAGGAATGGGTAAGTGCCAGTTCAAGGGAGGAACTGGTGGATAAAATGAAACAGGCCTTGAGTGTGGTTACCGGAGCCACATTTGAATTTACCCAGCCAATCCAGCTCAGATTCAACGAGCTAATGACAGGGGCCAAATCAGATATTGCCATCAAGATCTTTGGTGAAGACATGGATACACTATATTCTCTGGCCGGGAAAGCAGCTGCGGGCATTGAAAATGTTCCCGGGGCAAAGGATGTGAAGGTGGAAAAAATTCAGGGATTGCCCCAATTGGTCATACGCTATGACAGGGCGAAACTGGCAAAATACGGACTCACTATCAGCGAACTGAACCATACGGTTCGTTCAGCTTTTGCGGGAGGAGTTGCAGGTACCGTTTATGAAGGCGAGAAGAAGTTTGATCTGGTGGTTCGTTTGGAAGAAACTTATCGTCGCAAAGCAGACTTGAATAATTTATTTGTACGCACCTCACAGGGACAGATGATTCCTTTGAGTGAAGTGGCCACGATGGAGTTTTATGAAGGTCCGATGCAGATTTCCCGCGACGGGACCCGCCGGCGTGTTGTTATAGGAGTAAATGTGCGGGGCAGAGATGTGGAGTCGGTGGTGAAGGACATTGAGCAGGTACTTGGCCAAAATCTGAAACTTCCTCCCGGATACTACATATCGTACGGAGGTCAGTTCGAAAATCTCAGCCATGCCAAACAGCGTTTGTCGGTGGCCATACCTGTTGCCCTTGCCCTTATCATGTTGTTATTGTTTTTCACCTTTAATTCTGTAAAATATGCGCTTATGATTTTCACAGCTGTTCCTCTTTCTGCCATTGGAGGCATTGCCGCGCTGGCTATACGGGGGATGCCGTTCAGCATATCGGCAGGGGTGGGTTTCATAGCTCTTTTTGGTGTGGCGGTGCTGAATGGTATTGTGCTGATCAGTTATTACAATACGTTGAAAAAAGAAGGAGGGCGTGAGTTGCATGATCTGGTAGAATACGGAGCCATGCTGAGGCTCAGACCCGTTATGATGACAGCCCTGGTGGCCTCACTGGGTTTTCTTCCCATGGCAATATCCACTTCAGCGGGGGCAGAAGTACAAAAACCTTTGGCTACGGTTGTCATTGGAGGGCTGATTACTTCTACCCTTCTTACCATGATTGTTTTACCGATACTGTATATTATTTTCAACAGCGAGTGGCGCATTCTGGGCCTTCGCATTCGGTTCAATGCATTCCTTCCCCTGCTTGCCTTGTTCTTTCTCGGACAGGGAAAAGCAGAAGCCCAAACCCGTCTGACCCTGGAGGAAGCCGTACAAATGGCATTACAGAATAATCCTGAAATACGCAATGCCTCCCTGCGCACCGAAGCGGTTCTGGCAAAGAAAAGGGCGGTTTTTGATCCGGGCCTGACCGAAATACGGTACCAGAAAGGGCAAATCAATTCAGCCCTGCAGGATCAGTATCTGGAGGTGAACCAGCAGTTGGGTTCCCTTCCCGAGCATATTGCCAGGATTTCCTATGTTAAGCATCTTGCCAGCCTGAGCCGCTCGGAAGAAGTTCTGACGGAAGCCAGGGTTACAGTTGAAGTTAAATCTCTCTGGTTTGAATGGATGGCTGCTCTGCTCAGAATGCGAATGATGCAGGATTATATGCAAACAGCCGGACGGTTGCAGCAGGTTGCTTCAATACGTTACAGCACCGGTGAAATTACTCTTCTTGAAAAAACAGCTATTGAGTCGGAATATATGCGACTGCAAAGCGAATACAAAGAATGGGAGGAAAATTCAAGGCAGGCAGCAAACCGCATCAGACAGGTACTTTTTCTCACTGACAGTTTGGTTCCTGCCGATACATTGCTGGAAATGATTTCACCGCCTGAAAGCTTTTTACTGGCAGAAGATTCCTCCGGCCGGTCGGTTCTGATGTGGTATGAAAATTCCCTGAAGGCAAAATCTGCAGAAGTTGCCATCGAGAAAGCCCGGTATTTCCCTTCCCTTTTTGCCGGGTATTTCCGGCAGGACATTGATCAGGTGCATGGATTTGAAGGATGGCAGGCCGGAATCAGTTTTCCTCTCTGGTTCCTTCCTCAGTCGGCTAAGGTTAAGGAAATGAAAATCAACAAGGAAATAGCGCGGAACGAATATGAATACCAGAAGTTCGCTGTAAGAAATACCGTTGAAAACCTTACCGGTGAACTAAACAAACTGGCGGCACGCATTGCCTATTACCGCAACGGTGCACTGCAGCAGGCCGATATAATGATACGTACCGCAGGTCTTCAGTATGAAAAGCAGGAAATTGGCTACCTGGAATACCTGCAATTGCTTCATACCGCCATGACAATCCGCTTTGGCTACCTTGATGCATTAAAAAATTACAATCAGACAGCAGCACAGCTTGAATATTATACCCGATAA
- the trpS gene encoding tryptophan--tRNA ligase, with translation MEVVLSGIRSTGNLHLGNYFGAVKNFVAMQKDYRCYFFIADYHSLTTHPTPVDLHENVKAVLSEYLAAGLDPELSTIYIQSDVPEIPELYLLLNMISYVGELERTTTFKEKVRKQPDNVNAGLLTYPVLMAADILIHKANKVPVGKDQEPHLEMARKFARRFNQMYHTECFPLPDAFNWGKELIKVPGLDGTGKMGKSEGNGIFLADTDAEIRKKVMRAVTDTGPANPGQPMSEPVRNLFYIMEIVSSPDTVAYFREQYETCRIRYGDMKKQLAEDIIKIVAPIRERINQIQSDNNYLRKVARMGAEKARESASKTLAEVRSIIGFKPF, from the coding sequence ATGGAAGTTGTACTCAGCGGGATACGCAGCACAGGGAACCTGCACCTGGGAAATTACTTCGGTGCGGTAAAGAATTTTGTTGCTATGCAGAAGGATTACCGCTGTTATTTCTTTATTGCCGATTACCATTCCTTAACGACCCATCCTACTCCGGTTGATCTGCATGAAAATGTCAAGGCGGTCCTTTCGGAATACCTGGCGGCGGGGCTGGATCCTGAGCTGTCGACTATTTACATACAAAGTGATGTTCCGGAGATTCCCGAGTTGTATCTCTTGCTGAATATGATTTCCTATGTGGGGGAACTGGAACGTACAACCACTTTTAAGGAAAAGGTGCGCAAGCAACCTGATAATGTGAATGCCGGCTTGCTTACGTATCCGGTACTGATGGCTGCCGACATACTTATTCATAAGGCCAATAAGGTTCCGGTGGGAAAAGACCAGGAACCGCACCTTGAAATGGCTCGCAAATTTGCCCGCAGATTCAATCAGATGTACCATACGGAATGTTTTCCTTTGCCGGATGCTTTCAATTGGGGAAAAGAGCTGATCAAGGTACCCGGTCTGGACGGAACCGGAAAAATGGGTAAGTCAGAAGGCAATGGAATATTCCTGGCCGATACGGATGCGGAAATACGGAAAAAGGTAATGAGGGCTGTTACCGATACGGGTCCGGCAAATCCGGGTCAGCCAATGTCAGAGCCGGTGCGGAACCTTTTTTATATTATGGAGATTGTTTCATCTCCCGATACAGTTGCCTATTTCAGAGAGCAATATGAAACCTGCAGGATCCGTTACGGCGACATGAAGAAACAACTGGCCGAAGATATCATAAAGATTGTTGCACCTATCCGTGAACGGATTAATCAGATTCAATCGGACAACAATTATCTGAGAAAGGTGGCCCGCATGGGTGCCGAAAAAGCAAGGGAAAGTGCCTCGAAAACACTGGCAGAAGTAAGAAGCATCATCGGCTTTAAGCCATTCTGA